The Rhodospirillaceae bacterium genomic interval CCTCGCACGCCGCCGTCGTCGCCCGCGGCATGGGAACGCCGTGCGTTTCGGGGGCCGGAACCCTGAACATCGATTATGCCGGTAAAACCATGACGGCGCTGGGTGAGACCATAAAGGAAGGCGACCTGATCACCATCGACGGGACCTCCGGCGAAGTGATGAAGGGGGCCGTTGCGACCGTGCAGCCTGAGTTTTCAGGCGATTTCTCGAAACTCATGCAGTGGGTCGATGAAACACGCACCCTGGGTGTTCGCGCCAATGCCGAAACCCCGGCGGATGCCAGCACGGCCCGCGAATTCGGGGCAGAAGGCATCGGTTTGTGCCGCACCGAACACATGTTCTTTGATGCAGAGCGCATTACCCTTGTGCGCCAGATGATTGTTGCCGGTGACGAGGAAAGTCGCCGCGCCGCCCTTGATAAATTACTGCCCTTCCAGCGTCAGGATTTCATTGACCTGTTCACCATCATGGAGGGTCAGCCCGTTACCATAAGGTTGCTTGATCCGCCGCTGCATGAATTTTTGCCGCATTCGGATGATGACATGGCGAAGGTAGCCGAAGCGGCGGGGATTGATGTCGCCACCATCAGGGAACGCGCCGCCCAGTTGCATGAATTCAACCCGATGCTGGGACACCGGGGCTGCCGTCTGGGTATTACCTATCCTGAGATATACGAGATGCAGGCGCGGGCTATTTTTGAAGCCGCGGCCGAAGTCACCGCAAGCGGTAAAAGCGTCCACCCCGAAGTGATGATCCCGCTGGTTGCGATCAAGGAAGAACTGGACGTGCTCAAAGCCCTCGTCGATGCGACGGCTGGGAAGGTCAATCAGGAAAAGCGCGTGAAGCTGGACTATAGTGTCGGCACCATGATCGAACTTCCGCGCGCTGCCTTGCGCGCCGGTGAAATTGCCGAAAGCGCGGAATTCTTCAGTTTCGGCACCAACGATCTGACCCAAACAGCCCTTGGCCTGTCACGGGATGACGCCAGCAAGTTCATCCAGATTTATCGTGAGAAGGGTGTGCTTGAAAATGACCCCTTCGTCACCATCGACACGCAAGGTGTTGGTGAACTGGTGCGCATTGCTGTGGAACGTGGTCGCGCCGCCCGGCCCGATATCAAACTTGGTATTTGCGGCGAACACGGCGGTGATGCGGCGTCGGTGACATTCTTCCACGAAGCGGGACTGGATTATGTTTCCTGTTCGCCCTACCGGGTGCCCATCGCAAGGCTGGCCGCTGCCCAGGCGGCCCTGGGCATAAAAGCCAAGGATAACGCCTGAACGTCGACCCGCTTAGGGTTCAAATCTCCCTCTCTGGCATGCCTAAATCCTTTGTAAAAACATGGATATTGGCCTGTGCTTTAATTTTCAAATACCCTAGATTACTATTCATAAATGTTCCCGGGGGGGGCTTAATGTTACGAAGATAATTTCACCGAACTGTTGTTGCCGTTGTTCGTAATATGGTGATGGATTTCAGTCATGGGGTGATCAGAAAGATTTGATAGGACAAACCACCAGCATTCATCCGTTAAAAGATGATCAGGATCAGTCAAACAGCCACGTAAAGAAGCGTGAACTCCTGTTGTTGTTCTCTTTGGTGGTGCTCATCCTGATGTCTTCGTGGGGGGTTCTTTCTCATATTAAAAGCGCCATAAAGACGGATATCGGAAAAACACTGAAATCTTCGCTGGAAACGTCCCATGTCAGCATTAGAAATCAATTCGACCGACAAAAAAAATCCGTAAAAGTTTGGGCAAAAAGCGAGCAAATCCGTGCAGCCGTTCTCGAGCTTCAAAAGTTGCCCGTACAATCTGGTGCGCTGATCAATAGCCAGGCCCAAGGAAATTTACGGGACTGGATTTCATCCTTGATCAGAACGGTTGGTTTTCGTGGCTTTTTTGTCATTGGCAAAGACAACATCAACCTTGCGTCTTCGCGCAACATCAATGTCGGTTTTCCCAGCATCATTGATGAAAAATTGCTGAACAGAGTCTGGCGCGGCGAGACGATCATCAGTGTGCCCCAGCAATCGGATGTTCCCCTTATTGATGTACGGGGCAAGATAGTTTCTGGCCTGGCAACCATGTTTGTGGCCACCCCTGTTGAGGATCAGAACGGTAAAATCATTGCCATTCTTACTTTCCAGCTCGATCCTGATGAAAGTTTCTCGCCCGTTTTTGAAAGAAGCCGTTTTGGGGATACGGGCGAAAGCTATGCGTTTAACAAGCAGGGATTTTTGATCAGCGATAGCCATTTTAATGACAGCCTCAGGGAAATGGGACTGATTTCAGGTGAACATTCTGATTTGATTGTTCAGTTGCGTGATCCCATGGTTGATTTGACACTTGGTGGCAAATCCCCTTTACCGCTGGACAGGCAACCCCTGACACGCCTGGCTAAAAGCGCCACGGCAGGAAATGCTGGCTCGTATGTGGACGGCTACAGGGATTATCGGGGTGTGCCGGTTGTCGGGGCTTGGCTTTGGGACGATGAACTGGGCTTTGGATTTGCCAGCGAGATTGATTTCAGCGAAGCCTTTGCCTCATTCCATCAGATACGTCTTGTTATTATTATTTTCTCGATTCTGTCCATTATCACTCTGGTCGGCCTGGCCCTGGTTTTTTTTCGCGGCCGCAAGGATATTGCCGAGCATGTAAAACAACTTGATTTTCAGAAATTTGCTCTTGATGAGCACGCCATTGTCAGCATTGCCAATGCTCGGGGGGCAATCACCTATGCCAATAAGAAATTTTGTGACGTTAGCGGTTACACCCTTGAGGAGCTGATTGGTCAAAACCATCGTATTGTCAAATCGGACATTCACCCACCGGAATTCTATCAAGACATCTGGAAGACGATTTCCCGGGG includes:
- a CDS encoding PAS domain-containing protein; the protein is MIGQTTSIHPLKDDQDQSNSHVKKRELLLLFSLVVLILMSSWGVLSHIKSAIKTDIGKTLKSSLETSHVSIRNQFDRQKKSVKVWAKSEQIRAAVLELQKLPVQSGALINSQAQGNLRDWISSLIRTVGFRGFFVIGKDNINLASSRNINVGFPSIIDEKLLNRVWRGETIISVPQQSDVPLIDVRGKIVSGLATMFVATPVEDQNGKIIAILTFQLDPDESFSPVFERSRFGDTGESYAFNKQGFLISDSHFNDSLREMGLISGEHSDLIVQLRDPMVDLTLGGKSPLPLDRQPLTRLAKSATAGNAGSYVDGYRDYRGVPVVGAWLWDDELGFGFASEIDFSEAFASFHQIRLVIIIFSILSIITLVGLALVFFRGRKDIAEHVKQLDFQKFALDEHAIVSIANARGAITYANKKFCDVSGYTLEELIGQNHRIVKSDIHPPEFYQDIWKTISRGEVWQGEIQNKDKNGKGYWVMTTIVPFLNERGKAFQYISIRTDITERKEAEIETMAANRAKSDLMANMSHELRTPLNAIIGFSSSMKQQIFGPIANEKYEEYLNDIYHSGEHLLELINDILDVSAIEAGALELDEENVSLIQIVDSTMRIIKPRADAGQVVIYSSISPDMPLIYIDQRRIKQVLLNLLSNAVKFTPEAGEVTLSAWVNVNGSLAVSVADTGIGMDEEEITKALSTFGQVDSGLDRKHEGTGLGLPLTKGLMERHGGSLEIKSKKDHGTLITVTFPKQRVGLD